In Meiothermus ruber DSM 1279, the following proteins share a genomic window:
- a CDS encoding glycosyl transferase family protein, with amino-acid sequence MPDFIGAVLVLVCFGYLVAIFDDLIFDAAYLFRRRRFQQAGLSKEELESDNPKRIAVMVAAWQEAGVVAKMAKATYRLMRYPEDRIEFFIGVYPNDEATLHEVRELSKSNPRVHCVVNQKPGPTSKSQNLNEVFAFIQDLENIRNQAFDVIALHDAEDVIHPYAFRFYSALLSRHDMVQLPVIAMFPRLPWWRWLNRIVSGTYADEFAESHLHHMPIREGFGLFVPSAGTGFALRREVVSFLAAEGPVFREGNLTEDYDMSLRLWQKGFRVHFHVQRLKRIDDRGRVCNEVVGIKEYFPFEIPAAVKQKARWIYGITMQSPKETGLKRLRLKERLILWRDWKGKYTNLIHFVGYPLALYSVLAYFLDWPHADPRLMLVLSGGVLLITLERLLMRFAAIKSVYGVAEALQATVVLPLFPLRWFVGNIINALATLRAWRMYFWPARGARKGATPVWDKTERKSYVPAEVLESVRRRLGDVLLFYGDVSPQELALALRTKPSGVPLGEILLRNQTLDPDRLRLRITETQERLQNESKVSAITANK; translated from the coding sequence ATGCCTGATTTTATTGGAGCAGTATTGGTGCTGGTCTGCTTTGGATACCTTGTTGCCATCTTTGACGACCTGATTTTCGATGCGGCCTACCTGTTTCGAAGACGCCGTTTTCAGCAGGCCGGTCTTTCGAAGGAGGAACTTGAAAGCGACAACCCCAAGCGCATCGCAGTAATGGTGGCAGCCTGGCAGGAAGCTGGGGTGGTGGCCAAGATGGCGAAGGCCACGTATCGTCTAATGCGTTATCCGGAGGATCGGATCGAGTTTTTTATTGGGGTATACCCCAACGACGAGGCCACGTTGCATGAAGTACGCGAACTGTCCAAGAGCAACCCTCGAGTACATTGCGTAGTTAATCAGAAACCGGGGCCAACTAGCAAAAGCCAGAACCTTAATGAGGTTTTTGCCTTTATCCAAGACCTCGAGAACATCCGGAATCAGGCGTTTGATGTTATTGCTCTACATGACGCAGAGGACGTGATTCACCCTTATGCCTTTCGCTTCTACAGCGCCCTGCTTAGCCGCCATGACATGGTGCAATTGCCGGTGATTGCCATGTTTCCCAGGCTGCCCTGGTGGCGGTGGCTAAACCGCATTGTTTCCGGCACTTATGCCGACGAATTTGCAGAGAGCCACCTTCACCACATGCCGATACGCGAGGGGTTTGGCTTGTTTGTGCCCAGTGCTGGTACCGGCTTCGCTTTGCGACGAGAAGTGGTGAGCTTTTTGGCGGCTGAAGGCCCGGTTTTCCGAGAGGGAAACCTGACCGAGGATTACGACATGTCGTTGCGCTTGTGGCAAAAAGGCTTTCGGGTGCACTTCCACGTGCAGCGGCTCAAGCGCATAGATGATCGAGGCCGGGTTTGCAACGAGGTAGTGGGAATTAAGGAGTACTTTCCTTTTGAAATACCGGCTGCTGTAAAGCAAAAGGCGCGCTGGATTTATGGCATTACCATGCAGAGCCCCAAGGAGACTGGCCTCAAAAGACTGCGCTTAAAGGAACGACTGATACTCTGGCGTGATTGGAAGGGGAAATATACCAACCTGATCCATTTTGTGGGCTATCCACTGGCTTTGTACTCTGTACTGGCCTACTTCCTCGACTGGCCGCATGCAGATCCCCGGTTAATGCTGGTGCTCAGTGGTGGTGTTCTGCTGATCACCCTCGAGCGCCTCCTGATGCGCTTTGCTGCAATCAAATCTGTATATGGGGTAGCCGAAGCACTACAGGCCACCGTGGTGCTGCCATTGTTTCCCTTGAGGTGGTTTGTGGGAAACATCATCAATGCTCTGGCTACTCTGAGGGCCTGGCGTATGTACTTCTGGCCCGCTCGAGGGGCCCGCAAAGGTGCGACCCCAGTTTGGGATAAAACCGAGCGCAAGAGCTATGTGCCTGCTGAGGTGCTTGAGTCTGTTCGCCGTCGCTTGGGGGATGTGCTGCTCTTTTACGGTGATGTAAGCCCCCAAGAGCTGGCTTTAGCCTTGCGCACAAAGCCTTCCGGAGTGCCCTTGGGTGAAATTTTATTGCGCAACCAAACGCTTGATCCCGATCGCCTCAGGCTGCGCATTACCGAGACCCAGGAACGCCTGCAGAACGAATCCAAAGTATCAGCCATTACAGCGAATAAATGA
- the rsmF gene encoding 16S rRNA (cytosine(1407)-C(5))-methyltransferase RsmF, which yields MLPKAFLNKMSDLLGEAFPEFLRALTQADRSYGLRVNTLKLSPEQLRQISPWPLEPIPWSPEGFYYPAEARPGPHPYYYAGLYYIQEPSAQAVGVLADPQPGERVLDLAAAPGGKTTHLAARMQGRGLLISNEIDSKRVRGLLENVERWGANLAVVSAPVEKLAQAWGAYFDRVVLDAPCSGEGMFRKDPEVVRHWGPGAPSRAARIQKTLLAAAADLVRPGGTLVYSTCTFAPEENEQVIADFLRTPGWTLEDARISPLFADGVPAWGDGLPALARTARLWPHRLRGEGHFLARLRKIDGAENHPPQARIPPPSREARALWQAWSEEHLQIALEGELLERAGHLYLLPPGLPDLEGLRAPAPGLYLGQARTGHRKDTGRFLPGQPLAHYLTPGEVNHPLLLPSDDPRTLAFALGQPIPAEGTDGWKLVALQTPVGNFSLGWGRLKAGVLRPSRTGL from the coding sequence GTGCTGCCCAAAGCCTTTCTGAACAAAATGTCCGACTTGCTGGGCGAGGCCTTTCCGGAGTTTTTGAGGGCCCTTACCCAGGCCGACCGCAGCTATGGCCTGCGGGTCAACACGCTCAAGCTAAGCCCCGAGCAGCTTCGGCAGATCAGCCCCTGGCCCCTCGAGCCCATCCCCTGGTCGCCTGAGGGCTTCTACTACCCGGCCGAGGCCCGGCCCGGCCCCCATCCGTACTACTACGCGGGGCTGTACTACATCCAGGAGCCCTCGGCCCAGGCCGTGGGGGTACTGGCCGACCCCCAGCCCGGTGAGCGGGTGCTGGATCTGGCCGCCGCCCCCGGCGGTAAAACCACCCATCTGGCGGCCCGGATGCAGGGCCGGGGGCTCTTGATCTCCAACGAAATCGATAGCAAGCGGGTGCGCGGGCTGCTGGAAAACGTGGAGCGCTGGGGCGCCAATCTGGCGGTGGTCTCGGCGCCGGTGGAGAAGCTGGCCCAAGCCTGGGGAGCCTACTTCGACCGGGTGGTGCTGGATGCCCCTTGCTCCGGGGAGGGCATGTTTCGTAAAGACCCCGAGGTGGTTCGACACTGGGGGCCTGGGGCTCCATCGCGGGCCGCCCGGATACAAAAGACCCTGCTGGCCGCCGCCGCCGACCTGGTGCGCCCAGGCGGCACACTGGTCTACTCGACCTGCACCTTCGCCCCAGAGGAAAACGAGCAGGTCATTGCAGATTTCTTGCGCACCCCTGGCTGGACGCTCGAGGACGCCCGCATCTCCCCTCTTTTTGCCGACGGGGTTCCGGCCTGGGGCGATGGCCTCCCCGCCCTGGCCCGAACAGCCCGGCTGTGGCCCCATCGGCTGCGCGGGGAGGGGCACTTTTTGGCCAGGCTGCGCAAGATCGATGGTGCAGAGAACCACCCCCCTCAGGCCCGCATCCCCCCACCTTCCCGCGAGGCCAGAGCGCTGTGGCAGGCCTGGAGTGAGGAACACCTGCAAATTGCCCTCGAGGGGGAGCTCCTCGAGCGCGCCGGGCACCTCTACCTGCTGCCCCCCGGGCTACCCGACCTCGAGGGCCTCCGCGCGCCAGCGCCTGGGCTTTACCTGGGCCAGGCACGAACCGGCCACCGCAAAGACACTGGGCGGTTTCTGCCAGGTCAGCCGCTGGCCCACTACCTAACGCCTGGGGAGGTTAACCACCCCCTCCTCCTGCCGAGCGACGACCCCCGAACCCTGGCTTTTGCCCTGGGACAGCCCATCCCAGCGGAAGGCACCGATGGCTGGAAGCTGGTGGCGCTGCAAACACCCGTTGGAAACTTCAGCCTGGGCTGGGGCAGGCTCAAAGCAGGCGTCCTGCGGCCCAGCAGAACCGGGCTGTAA
- the acs gene encoding acetate--CoA ligase: MEKIEAVLKEERVFQPSEDFRQAARIRRLEDYEALYRESLQEPEKFWSRVASELHWFKPWDKVLEWNPPNAKWFIGGQLNLSYNCLDRHLATRGNKAAIIFEGEPGDSRILTYQQLHREVSKFANVLKGLGVRKGDRVTIYLPMIPEAAIAMLACVRIGAVHSVVFGGFSASALADRINDAQAKVLITADGGWRRGNVVPLKVNSDEALADAKSVEQVVVVRRTGHEVPMERGRDHWYHELMASASPDCPPEPMDAEDPLFILYTSGSTGKPKGVLHTTGGYSVYTYLTAQYIFDLKESDTYFCTADVGWITGHSYVVYGLLQNGATTLMYEGAPNTPDEGRIWSIIEKYSVSILYTAPTAIRAFMKWGEQWPLKYNLSSLRLLGSVGEPINPEAWFWYYKVIGKERCPIVDTWWQTETGGIMITTLPGVHPMKPGHAGKPFFGVQPEIVDTSGQPVNNPDEGGHLIIQKPWPSMLRTVWGDPERFERQYFSQYPGNYFTGDGARRDEDGYYLILGRVDDVLNVSGHRLGTMEVESALVSHPAVAEAAVVGRPDPIKGEGIVAFVTLKTGFSPSAELAQELKAHVVKAIGAIARPDEIRLTDALPKTRSGKIMRRLLRQVASGEEIKGDTSTLEDRGVVERLKSTPAQ, encoded by the coding sequence ATGGAAAAAATCGAAGCGGTTCTAAAGGAGGAGCGGGTTTTTCAACCCTCGGAGGATTTTCGGCAGGCGGCCCGTATTCGTCGGCTCGAGGACTACGAGGCCCTTTACCGCGAGAGCCTCCAAGAGCCCGAAAAGTTCTGGAGCCGGGTAGCCTCGGAGCTACACTGGTTCAAGCCCTGGGATAAGGTGCTCGAGTGGAACCCCCCCAACGCCAAGTGGTTCATCGGGGGGCAGCTCAACCTTTCCTACAACTGCCTGGATCGCCACCTCGCAACCCGTGGCAACAAGGCTGCCATCATCTTTGAGGGGGAGCCGGGCGACTCGCGCATCCTCACCTACCAGCAATTGCACCGCGAGGTGAGCAAGTTTGCCAACGTGCTTAAAGGGCTGGGGGTGCGGAAGGGCGACCGTGTGACCATCTACCTGCCCATGATCCCCGAGGCTGCCATCGCCATGCTGGCCTGTGTGCGCATTGGGGCGGTGCACTCGGTGGTGTTTGGGGGCTTCTCGGCCTCGGCCCTGGCCGACCGGATTAATGACGCGCAGGCCAAGGTGCTCATCACCGCCGACGGTGGCTGGCGGCGGGGGAACGTGGTACCGCTCAAGGTCAACAGCGACGAGGCTTTAGCCGATGCCAAATCCGTTGAGCAGGTGGTGGTGGTGCGGCGCACCGGCCACGAGGTTCCTATGGAGCGGGGCCGCGACCACTGGTACCACGAGCTGATGGCCTCGGCCTCACCCGACTGCCCCCCCGAGCCCATGGACGCCGAAGACCCTCTTTTCATCCTGTATACCTCGGGTTCCACCGGCAAGCCCAAAGGGGTTTTGCACACCACCGGGGGCTACTCGGTGTATACCTACCTGACCGCCCAGTACATCTTCGACCTCAAGGAGTCCGATACCTACTTCTGCACGGCGGATGTGGGCTGGATTACCGGTCACAGCTATGTGGTGTATGGGCTGCTGCAAAACGGGGCCACCACCCTGATGTACGAAGGCGCGCCCAACACACCGGACGAGGGCCGCATCTGGAGCATCATTGAAAAATACAGTGTGAGCATCCTGTACACCGCGCCCACGGCCATTCGCGCCTTTATGAAGTGGGGCGAGCAGTGGCCCCTCAAGTACAACCTCTCGAGCCTCCGCCTGCTGGGCTCGGTAGGGGAGCCCATCAACCCCGAGGCCTGGTTCTGGTACTACAAGGTGATCGGCAAGGAGCGCTGCCCCATCGTGGATACCTGGTGGCAGACCGAGACCGGCGGGATCATGATCACCACCCTGCCGGGTGTGCACCCCATGAAGCCCGGTCATGCCGGCAAGCCCTTCTTTGGGGTACAGCCCGAAATTGTAGACACCTCGGGCCAGCCGGTGAACAACCCCGACGAGGGCGGCCACCTGATCATCCAGAAACCCTGGCCCTCCATGCTGCGCACGGTCTGGGGCGACCCGGAGCGCTTCGAGCGGCAGTATTTTTCCCAGTACCCCGGCAACTACTTCACCGGCGACGGGGCCCGGCGCGACGAAGACGGCTATTACCTGATTCTGGGCCGGGTGGACGACGTGCTCAACGTTTCGGGTCACCGCCTGGGCACCATGGAGGTCGAAAGCGCCCTGGTCTCGCACCCGGCGGTGGCTGAGGCGGCGGTGGTGGGGCGGCCCGACCCCATCAAAGGTGAGGGCATTGTGGCCTTTGTAACCCTCAAGACCGGTTTCAGCCCCAGCGCTGAGCTGGCCCAGGAACTCAAGGCCCATGTGGTCAAGGCCATTGGGGCCATTGCCCGCCCCGACGAGATTCGCCTGACCGATGCCCTGCCCAAAACCCGCTCCGGCAAGATTATGCGCCGCCTGCTGCGGCAGGTGGCCTCGGGTGAGGAGATCAAGGGGGATACCAGCACCCTCGAGGATCGGGGGGTGGTGGAGCGGTTGAAATCCACCCCCGCGCAGTAG
- a CDS encoding polysaccharide deacetylase family protein, whose translation MQLKPGLAYDSSTRPKKSAKDKRGQTGAQALGDVQTQAFSYPDAAQIYAIMLTNLLGRYADVVVTRKAISAYTAGEANQYYRTFYIGSTYEDPIPPAFISDIMAGAKVTWLNYNIWRLDNAAIGASLSQLGLRYVALYPEYQPSEFSTGFNRIDYRGYAFKKYIPGLLEVPIEMMEVAPESPSVIVHAWARNSAGRQIPYALQSGNFWYIADNPFTYIHEQDRYLIFADLIAPMMGRDTTCAPRALARMEDLSPNDQGADLKRMLDIINRVGIPFLATAIPLYIDNNTTPVTQIRWTQNSGALAQLRRIPRIRGRIFQHGYTHQFENLKNPSGISGDDWEFWRVELDASGNRITSTPIPGMTASSALQRIQTGRSILSSLSTALSNLTPVGWTTPHYEADPSYYATFNQTYNRAMERRIYRVGSVIAGQFFPYPVRDVNGTLMLPENLGSVQPNYLLPMVEEAARANRVLRCPWAGHFFHAYTIDPSYTGPNAYSAAQFESFLGYIRNTLGYTYVDPTGVTTQ comes from the coding sequence GTGCAACTCAAACCAGGCCTGGCCTACGACAGTTCGACACGCCCTAAGAAAAGCGCTAAAGACAAGCGCGGCCAGACGGGGGCACAGGCGCTGGGTGACGTGCAGACCCAGGCCTTCTCCTATCCCGATGCGGCCCAGATCTATGCCATCATGCTGACCAACCTGTTGGGCCGCTACGCCGATGTGGTGGTAACCCGCAAGGCGATTTCTGCCTACACGGCTGGAGAGGCCAACCAGTACTATCGCACCTTTTACATTGGCAGCACTTACGAAGACCCAATTCCGCCCGCGTTCATCTCGGACATCATGGCCGGTGCAAAAGTTACCTGGCTCAACTACAACATCTGGCGTCTGGATAACGCCGCCATCGGGGCCAGCCTGAGCCAGCTCGGCTTGCGCTATGTGGCCTTGTACCCGGAGTATCAGCCGTCTGAGTTTTCGACTGGCTTCAACAGGATTGATTATCGGGGTTATGCTTTCAAAAAATACATCCCGGGCTTGCTGGAAGTGCCTATCGAGATGATGGAGGTGGCCCCCGAGTCTCCCAGCGTGATCGTACACGCCTGGGCCAGAAATAGCGCAGGGCGGCAGATACCTTACGCCTTGCAAAGCGGCAACTTTTGGTACATCGCCGACAATCCCTTCACCTATATTCATGAGCAGGATCGCTATCTGATTTTTGCGGATCTCATTGCGCCCATGATGGGCCGGGACACCACCTGTGCGCCCAGGGCCTTGGCCCGCATGGAAGATTTGAGCCCAAACGACCAGGGCGCTGATCTCAAGCGCATGCTGGATATCATCAACCGGGTAGGAATTCCCTTCCTGGCTACGGCCATACCCCTGTACATCGACAACAACACCACGCCGGTAACTCAAATTCGCTGGACGCAAAACAGCGGGGCCCTCGCCCAGCTTCGCCGCATACCCAGGATTCGCGGCAGAATTTTCCAGCATGGCTACACCCATCAGTTTGAAAATCTGAAGAATCCTTCTGGTATATCGGGTGATGACTGGGAATTCTGGCGGGTGGAGCTGGATGCCAGCGGCAATCGCATTACCAGCACGCCCATACCGGGGATGACCGCCAGCAGTGCGCTGCAGCGCATTCAGACCGGGCGCTCGATTTTGAGCAGCCTGAGCACTGCGCTGTCCAACTTAACCCCCGTTGGCTGGACAACCCCTCATTACGAGGCAGACCCCAGCTACTACGCTACCTTCAACCAGACGTACAACCGGGCTATGGAACGGCGCATCTACCGGGTGGGTTCGGTTATTGCAGGGCAGTTTTTCCCCTATCCAGTGCGCGATGTGAATGGCACCCTGATGCTTCCTGAAAACCTTGGCAGCGTGCAGCCCAACTACCTGCTGCCCATGGTAGAGGAAGCGGCTCGAGCCAACCGGGTGTTGCGTTGCCCCTGGGCGGGCCATTTCTTCCACGCCTACACCATTGACCCAAGTTACACCGGCCCCAATGCCTACTCGGCGGCGCAGTTTGAAAGTTTCCTGGGCTATATTCGCAATACCCTGGGCTACACGTATGTAGACCCCACGGGCGTCACCACGCAGTAG
- the murA gene encoding UDP-N-acetylglucosamine 1-carboxyvinyltransferase codes for MNRILTIRGGVPLSGELRIFPAKNSALKLMAASILTAEPVTLTEVPRLRDIDVLLELLGHLGTRHAWEGRTLHLHTPEIRSTQAPFELVGKMRASFNVLGALAARAGEGTVPLPGGCNFAERPVDQHIKALRALGFEVTTEITEQGLAYTARRRKPASGRVVYDLPTLGGTEQALMAAALGGEAVLVNTPQEPEIVDLCNFLTMMGAEIKGIGSSILHIKGKPSLRGGRYTVIPDRIEAGTYLFAAAATRGSITLTNVEPFHMDAVLDKLAQSGHHITTGQDWIRLEATPNPQPFNLEAREYPGFVTDLQPPATAYLATVHGTSLVSDRVYPDRFTHASELARMGADVTLKDRTLVIQGRQLTGAAVEARDIRAGGGLIIAALAAEGESHITGMQYIERGYDDIENRLRSLGAQVGLQMPDLALAAD; via the coding sequence ATGAATAGAATCTTAACTATTCGCGGCGGTGTTCCCCTTAGTGGTGAGCTGCGGATTTTTCCGGCCAAAAACTCGGCGCTCAAGCTAATGGCCGCCAGCATTCTTACCGCAGAGCCGGTTACCCTCACAGAGGTTCCGCGCCTGCGTGATATTGACGTTTTGCTCGAGCTCCTGGGCCACCTGGGCACCCGCCACGCCTGGGAGGGCCGTACCCTGCACCTGCACACACCCGAAATTCGTTCTACCCAGGCCCCTTTCGAGCTGGTCGGCAAGATGCGGGCCAGCTTCAACGTCCTGGGCGCCCTGGCCGCACGGGCCGGCGAGGGTACCGTGCCCCTGCCGGGTGGCTGCAACTTCGCTGAGCGGCCGGTCGATCAGCACATCAAAGCCCTGCGTGCGCTGGGCTTCGAGGTCACCACCGAGATCACCGAGCAGGGCCTGGCCTACACCGCCCGCCGGCGCAAACCGGCCTCGGGTCGGGTGGTCTACGACCTTCCCACCCTGGGCGGTACCGAGCAGGCCCTGATGGCCGCAGCCCTGGGCGGCGAGGCTGTCCTGGTAAACACCCCGCAGGAGCCTGAGATCGTCGATCTGTGCAACTTCCTGACCATGATGGGGGCCGAGATCAAGGGCATCGGGAGCAGCATCCTGCACATCAAGGGTAAGCCCAGTCTGCGGGGGGGGCGCTACACCGTCATCCCCGACCGCATTGAGGCCGGCACCTATCTGTTCGCCGCCGCCGCTACCAGGGGCTCCATCACCCTGACCAACGTGGAACCGTTCCACATGGACGCGGTGCTGGATAAGCTCGCGCAGTCGGGCCACCACATCACCACCGGCCAGGACTGGATTCGACTGGAAGCCACCCCCAACCCCCAACCTTTCAACCTCGAGGCCCGTGAATACCCCGGCTTCGTCACCGACCTGCAACCCCCGGCCACGGCTTACCTGGCCACCGTGCACGGCACCTCGCTGGTCTCGGATCGGGTCTACCCCGACCGCTTCACCCACGCCAGCGAGCTGGCCCGCATGGGGGCCGATGTCACCTTAAAAGACCGCACCCTGGTGATTCAGGGCCGCCAGCTCACCGGGGCTGCCGTTGAGGCCCGCGATATTCGGGCTGGAGGAGGTCTGATTATCGCGGCCCTGGCTGCCGAAGGCGAAAGCCATATCACCGGAATGCAGTACATCGAGCGCGGCTACGACGACATCGAAAACCGGCTGCGCAGCCTGGGGGCCCAGGTCGGCCTGCAAATGCCCGACCTGGCCCTGGCTGCTGATTGA
- the acpS gene encoding holo-ACP synthase — MSIVAIGTDIVELARLRKVWQRHPRRFLERHFVPSEIQYCLAKPDPVPSLAVRFAAKEAFQKCWPDSFGWLEVWVEMEGRRPLLHFAPKLRTRMEAEHLKAHLSLTHERHYALAMVVLERT; from the coding sequence ATGTCCATTGTAGCGATTGGAACCGATATCGTAGAGCTTGCACGCCTGCGCAAGGTGTGGCAGCGGCACCCCCGGCGGTTTTTGGAACGCCACTTTGTGCCCAGCGAGATCCAGTACTGCCTGGCTAAGCCCGACCCGGTGCCTTCGCTGGCGGTACGGTTTGCGGCGAAGGAGGCCTTTCAGAAATGCTGGCCGGATAGCTTTGGCTGGCTCGAGGTCTGGGTGGAGATGGAAGGGCGCAGACCCCTGCTGCATTTTGCCCCAAAACTCCGAACCCGGATGGAGGCCGAACATCTAAAAGCCCACCTTTCACTTACCCACGAGAGGCACTATGCCCTGGCGATGGTGGTACTGGAAAGAACCTGA
- the prfB gene encoding peptide chain release factor 2 (programmed frameshift), whose product MDLETLEHRLEALRGYLDIAGKEARLKELDRQINDPSLWNDPAHARKISQEAARLRKAVEGYRRLESDLQGLLELWPELSPEEREQMQPELERAGRELEELYHQTLLGFPYAENAAIVTIKPGAGGTEACDWAQMLYRMYTRFAERKGFSLELVDLEPGAEAGIDQAQFIVRGENAYGLLSAEAGVHRLVRPSPFNAQGKRQTSFAAVEVMPEVDESVDIQIAPEDLRIDVMRSQGKGGQGVNTTDSAVRVVHLPTGIFVKCQVTRSQQKNKEMALNILRSKLFEIEWKKKQEELARLKGESRPIEWGSQIRSYVLDKQYIKDHRTGEMRHDPENVLDGDLESLIWAGLEWKAGRREAVASADEE is encoded by the exons ATGGATTTAGAGACCCTAGAACACCGGCTCGAGGCCCTTCGGGGGTATCTT GACATCGCGGGTAAAGAAGCCCGCCTGAAGGAACTAGACCGTCAAATCAACGACCCCAGCCTCTGGAACGACCCGGCCCACGCCCGCAAAATCTCGCAGGAAGCAGCCCGGCTGCGCAAAGCGGTGGAGGGCTACCGCCGCCTGGAGTCCGACCTGCAAGGGCTGTTGGAACTCTGGCCGGAGCTTTCGCCCGAGGAGCGGGAGCAGATGCAACCCGAACTCGAGCGGGCTGGGCGCGAGTTGGAGGAGCTTTACCACCAAACCCTGCTCGGCTTTCCCTACGCTGAAAACGCAGCCATTGTGACCATCAAGCCCGGCGCGGGCGGCACCGAGGCCTGCGACTGGGCCCAGATGCTCTACCGCATGTACACCCGCTTTGCCGAGCGCAAGGGCTTCAGCCTAGAGCTTGTGGACTTAGAACCCGGCGCCGAGGCCGGAATTGACCAGGCCCAGTTTATCGTGCGGGGTGAGAACGCCTACGGCCTGCTCTCGGCCGAGGCCGGGGTGCACCGCCTGGTACGGCCCTCCCCCTTCAACGCCCAGGGCAAGCGCCAGACCAGCTTCGCCGCGGTGGAGGTGATGCCCGAGGTAGACGAATCGGTGGACATCCAAATTGCCCCCGAAGACCTGCGCATTGACGTGATGCGCTCGCAGGGCAAGGGCGGCCAGGGGGTCAACACCACCGACTCCGCGGTGCGGGTGGTGCACCTGCCCACCGGCATTTTCGTGAAGTGCCAGGTCACCCGCAGCCAGCAGAAGAACAAAGAGATGGCCCTGAACATCCTGCGCTCGAAGCTGTTCGAGATCGAGTGGAAGAAAAAGCAGGAGGAGCTGGCCCGGCTCAAAGGTGAGTCACGGCCTATCGAGTGGGGCAGCCAGATCCGGAGCTACGTGCTGGACAAGCAGTACATCAAAGACCACCGCACCGGCGAGATGCGCCACGACCCCGAGAACGTGCTGGACGGCGACCTCGAGAGCCTCATCTGGGCCGGGCTGGAGTGGAAAGCCGGGCGGCGGGAGGCGGTCGCCAGCGCCGACGAGGAGTAG